Proteins co-encoded in one Chrysemys picta bellii isolate R12L10 chromosome 13, ASM1138683v2, whole genome shotgun sequence genomic window:
- the LOC101932018 gene encoding vomeronasal type-2 receptor 26-like produces the protein MSMCFMKKPFPTHPDYYRQGDHIIGAILSQVISMLDLESFQQPPHPWYIKYFMLLPKNYQHVLALVFAINKINQDPELLPNITLGFRIYESFFSARKTYESSFTLLSTRNGMIPNYNCDTQDKLSAVIGGLGSETSLQMATILGIYKIPQISYGSFHAMLSDKFQFPSVYRMLPNEEPQSLGLVRLMQHFRWTWVGLIASDDDSGEKFVQTLKPMLIRNSICVAFTERAPHVPSPSMLHSSISQTKAEVIVVYGDTDSLLGFKLFLHTNYQTALTPIGKVWITTAQWDFTSYIALNRWTLKPFHGALSFAVHTKEVPGFRDFLRTLNPYQPQGDIFIQRFWHTVFNCSIPYAGLTIKGGRNCSGKEELESLPGSDFEMKMSGQSYSIYNGVYAVAHALHALYSSKSKKEATGKGHLLELQNIQPWELHPFLKNVRFNNSAGDKLYFDENGESSAGYNILNWIVFPNDSFVRVEVGHMDPRAPVGQEFTINERAIVWNSRFNQTVPRSVCTESCHPGYFRTVREEEPLCCYNCAPCPEGTISNQTDADHCNKCPEDRYPNRDQDKCIPKIMDFLSYEEPLGFILASFALLFSLLTALVLGMFIKHRDTPIVRANNRELSYVLLFSLLLCFLCSLVFIGRPGRVTCLLRQTAFGVIFSVSVSSVLAKTITVVLAFKATKPGASMRKWLGRRLASSIVVSCSLIQVGICAVWLGTTPPFPDLDMKSEAGHILVQCNEGSNTAFYCVLGYMGFLAIVSFTVAFLARKLPDTFNEAKFITFSMLVFCSVWVSFIPTYLSTKGKYMVAVEIFSILAASAGLLGCIFIPKCYIIVLRPELNTREQLVMKSKSGTQEL, from the exons ATGTCCATGTGCTTCATGAAGAAACCCTTCCCGACTCACCCGGACTATTATAGGCAGGGAGACCACATTATTGGTGCGATCCTCTCTCAGGTTATTTCGATGCTTGACCTGGAGTCCTTCCAGCAGCCTCCCCATCCTTGGTACATTAAGTACTTCAT GCTCCTGCCTAAGAACTACCAGCACGTCCTGGCCTTAGTGTTTGCCATTAATAAGATCAACCAGGATCCCGAGCTGTTACCCAACATCACACTGGGATTCCGCATCTATGAAAGCTTTTTCAGTGCCAGGAAGACCTATGAGAGCTCTTTTACCCTGCTCTCCACCAGAAATGGAATGATCCCAAATTACAACTGTGACACCCAGGACAAGTTGTCAGCTGTCATCGGGGGGCTTGGGTCTGAAACTTCCCTCCAGATGGCAACCATCTTAGGCATCTACAAGATCCCACAG ATCAGCTATGGTTCATTTCATGCCATGCTGAGTGATAAATTCCAGTTCCCTTCTGTCTACCGGATGCTCCCAAATGAAGAACCTCAGTCTCTGGGACTGGTTCGGTTAATGCAGCATTTCCGATGGACCTGGGTTGGCCTAATCGCTTCAGACGATGATAGTGGAGAAAAGTTTGTGCAGACTTTGAAGCCAATGCTCATTAGGAACAGCATCTGTGTTGCCTTCACAGAACGGGCCCCTCACGTGCCTTCTCCTTCCATG CTACATTCCAGTATCTCCCAGACAAAGGCTGAGGTGATTGTTGTCTATGGTGACACAGACTCCCTACTAGGTTTCAAACTGTTTTTACATACAAACTATCAAACAGCACTGACACCGATAGGGAAGGTTTGGATCACAACAGCTCAGTGGGATTTCACTTCGTATATTGCTCTGAATAGGTGGACTTTAAAACCCTTCCATGGTGCTTTGTCCTTCGCAGTACACACAAAAGAGGTGCCAGGATTCCGAGATTTCCTCCGAACCCTCAACCCTTACCAACCCCAAGGAGATATTTTTATTCAGCGGTTTTGGCACACTGTATTTAATTGTTCAATTCCCTATGCTGGCTTGACAATAAAGGGTGGGAGAAATTGCTCAGGGAAGGAGGAATTGGAAAGCCTGCCGGGTTctgattttgaaatgaaaatgtcagGCCAGAGCTACAGTATCTACAATGGTGTCTATGCTGTGGCACATGCTTTACATGCCCTGTACTCATCCAAATCCAAAAAGGAAGCCACGGGGAAGGGACATCTTCTGGAGCTTCAGAATATCCAGCCATGGGAG CTACATccttttttgaaaaatgtcagaTTTAACAACAGTGCCGGGGACAAACTGTATTTTGATGAGAACGGTGAATCATCAGCTGGATACAACATTTTAAACTGGATTGTTTTCCCCAATGATTCCTTTGTCAGAGTGGAAGTGGGCCACATGGACCCGCGGGCTCCTGTAGGCCAAGAGTTCACCATTAATGAGAGGGCCATCGTTTGGAACAGCAGATTCAATCAG ACAGTGCCACGGTCCGTGTGCACTGAGAGCTGTCATCCTGGATACTTTAGGACAGTGCGGGAAGAGGAGCCACTTTGCTGCTATAACTGTGCTCCatgtccagaagggaccatttcaAACCAGACAG ATGCAGATCATTGTAATAAGTGCCCAGAAGATCGGTATCCGAACAGGGATCAAGATAAATGCATCCCCAAGATTATGGATTTCCTTTCCTATGAAGAACCTTTGGGTTTTATTTTGGCTTCTTTTGctcttttattttctcttctcacAGCGCTGGTGCTAGGAATGTTTATTAAGCACCGGGACACTCCCATAGTGAGGGCCAACAACCGGGAGCTCAGCTAtgttcttctcttctccctcctgctctgctTCCTCTGCAGCTTGGTATTCATTGGCCGACCTGGCCGGGTGACTTGCCTTCTCCGACAAACGGCTTTTGGTGTCATCTTCTCTGTCTCTGTTTCTTCCGTGCTGGCAAAAACCATCACTGTAGTTCTGGCCTTCAAGGCCACGAAGCCAGGAGCCAGCATGAGAAAGTGGCTGGGGAGAAGACTGGCCAGCTCCATCGTCGTTTCCTGTTCCCTTATCCAAGTTGGGATCTGCGCTGTCTGGCTGGGAACCACTCCCccattcccagacctggacatGAAATCAGAGGCTGGACACATCTTAGTGCAATGTAATGAGGGGTCAAACACCGCCTTCTACTGTGTCCTGGGCTACATGGGCTTCCTGGCCATTGTCAGCTTCACGGTTGCTTTCCTAGCCAGGAAGCTGCCTGATACTTTCAATGAGGCCAAGTTCATCACCTTCAGCATGTTGGTGTTTTGCAGCGTGTGGGTCTCCTTCATCCCCACTTACCTGAGCACCAAGGGGAAATACATGGTGGCTGTGGAGATCTTCTCTATCTTGGCCGCTAGCGCTGGGCTATTGGGCTGCATCTTTATCCCCAAATGCTACATCATTGTGCTGAGGCCTGAACTGAACACCA